A genomic segment from Candidatus Hydrogenedentota bacterium encodes:
- a CDS encoding tetratricopeptide repeat protein, protein MPRLHLRLPKLRTCALLFVSWCVIPLFALVAVELMLRAAGYGRSTKPFQIARIDGNEYAAVNMNFFEQFIPMWPNRLRTEPYDVVIPVRKSTNTYRVAVFGGSAALGYLTPEFGFWRHLYTVLEAKYPDANIEVYCLAWNGMNSHVMRLMAQACTFLDFDLFVVYMGNNEFKGTLALIYDLDSPWSKPMLVNVYAYLSNLRLVQLVSKGRAVWAGRPDTLQDWIAHAACSSLQDPRLESVYRAYEYNVERICEAARRSGTTVLLCSVASNLRSWPPTGSEHAPEMTGEATQAWDAHFEAGKTHEAAQEYAEAVAAYERAASIDDEFAELQFRLGTCKWALGRYEEAGEHFRLAHEQDLALIRANGRINSILRDIALRRKDDGVLFADTVAALADASPHGVPGEEMFDDFVHLTFEGNYHLARAVYERIGPEMPEWLKPLRVGGDAAPSIEECRRRMAMTAVEDRSLVENSQSLAGFQQSRQLQVRLQDMKTALDHELEGKDAHRMTAQACKAALAINPDEYFVRRRYIQSLITFADSPTVEGEAQTVLDLYPHQWGARYDFIRALERAGKSEEARRQATALTEIFPFHAESYFALGELLVRGQFYEDALAAYRKAASLKRVNDLARVAEATVLEELGDTDGAIRAFTSAAAVGPESPTVYTQLDEALRKYRTPPDRIAVWTEVARAQPRVFAPAFRLAQACEEAGQFIEAVAAFRKSVGLQPDLDARLGLARCLIQAKDSNGAIPVLRDILKAQPGQEEASVLLISALQQSGDIEAAHEEARNFQASGGKLPQSLQEQLSGVAEAGT, encoded by the coding sequence CGAGCTGATGCTGCGCGCCGCGGGCTACGGACGTTCAACCAAGCCCTTCCAGATCGCGCGCATCGACGGCAACGAATACGCCGCGGTCAACATGAATTTCTTCGAGCAATTCATCCCCATGTGGCCGAACCGACTCCGCACAGAGCCTTATGATGTGGTGATCCCCGTGCGCAAGAGCACCAACACGTATCGCGTGGCCGTTTTCGGCGGCTCCGCGGCGCTCGGTTACCTCACGCCTGAGTTTGGATTCTGGCGGCACCTGTACACGGTTCTCGAGGCCAAGTACCCGGATGCGAACATCGAGGTATACTGCCTGGCCTGGAATGGCATGAATTCGCATGTTATGCGGCTCATGGCGCAGGCCTGCACCTTCCTCGATTTCGATCTCTTCGTGGTGTACATGGGCAACAACGAGTTCAAGGGCACGCTCGCGCTGATCTACGACCTGGATTCGCCCTGGTCCAAGCCGATGCTGGTCAACGTGTACGCCTATCTGTCCAACCTCCGCCTGGTGCAACTCGTAAGCAAGGGCCGCGCGGTCTGGGCGGGCCGCCCTGACACCCTGCAGGACTGGATCGCGCACGCGGCCTGCTCCTCGTTGCAGGACCCCCGTCTGGAGAGCGTTTATCGCGCGTACGAATACAACGTCGAACGCATCTGCGAAGCGGCGCGACGCTCGGGAACGACTGTGCTGTTGTGTTCCGTGGCATCCAACCTGCGCTCTTGGCCTCCCACGGGCTCCGAACATGCGCCAGAGATGACCGGCGAGGCCACTCAGGCATGGGACGCGCACTTCGAGGCCGGCAAAACGCACGAAGCGGCGCAAGAATATGCCGAGGCCGTCGCGGCGTATGAACGCGCCGCAAGCATCGACGATGAGTTTGCCGAACTGCAATTCCGTCTTGGAACCTGCAAGTGGGCATTGGGCCGCTATGAAGAGGCTGGGGAACATTTTCGTCTTGCCCACGAACAAGACCTGGCGCTGATCCGGGCGAATGGCCGTATCAACAGCATCTTGCGCGACATCGCGCTCCGCCGCAAGGACGATGGCGTCCTCTTCGCGGACACCGTTGCCGCGCTCGCGGACGCAAGTCCCCACGGCGTTCCCGGAGAAGAGATGTTCGACGACTTTGTACACCTGACGTTTGAGGGCAACTACCACTTGGCGCGAGCCGTGTATGAGAGAATTGGGCCGGAAATGCCGGAGTGGCTGAAGCCGTTGCGCGTCGGCGGAGACGCCGCCCCAAGCATCGAGGAATGCCGCCGTCGTATGGCCATGACTGCCGTGGAAGACCGTTCACTGGTGGAGAACAGCCAGTCGCTCGCAGGTTTTCAACAGTCTCGACAATTGCAGGTGCGGCTACAGGACATGAAAACGGCATTGGACCATGAGCTTGAGGGGAAGGATGCGCACCGCATGACGGCCCAGGCCTGTAAAGCAGCGCTCGCGATCAACCCTGATGAATACTTTGTGCGCAGGCGTTATATCCAGTCACTGATCACTTTTGCCGACAGTCCAACCGTAGAAGGAGAAGCACAAACGGTTCTTGACCTGTATCCACACCAATGGGGCGCACGATATGACTTCATTCGCGCGTTGGAACGTGCAGGAAAGTCTGAAGAAGCCCGGCGTCAGGCTACGGCGCTGACCGAGATTTTCCCCTTCCATGCGGAATCCTACTTCGCGCTCGGCGAGTTACTCGTCCGGGGCCAGTTCTATGAAGACGCGCTCGCAGCCTACCGGAAGGCGGCCTCACTGAAACGGGTCAACGACCTCGCCCGCGTCGCAGAGGCAACGGTGCTTGAAGAACTTGGAGACACGGACGGCGCCATCCGCGCATTCACGAGCGCGGCAGCAGTAGGCCCGGAATCGCCCACGGTGTACACGCAACTCGATGAAGCCTTACGCAAGTATCGTACCCCGCCGGACCGCATCGCCGTTTGGACGGAAGTCGCGCGCGCGCAGCCGCGCGTGTTCGCCCCGGCGTTCCGGCTGGCGCAGGCCTGCGAAGAAGCCGGGCAGTTCATCGAGGCCGTGGCTGCTTTTCGCAAATCTGTAGGCCTCCAGCCGGATTTGGACGCGCGGCTGGGCTTGGCGCGTTGTCTGATTCAGGCAAAAGACAGTAACGGGGCCATACCCGTGCTGCGCGACATCCTCAAGGCGCAACCCGGTCAAGAAGAAGCAAGCGTCCTGCTAATAAGCGCTTTGCAGCAATCCGGCGACATTGAGGCGGCCCATGAAGAAGCACGGAATTTCCAGGCGTCCGGCGGCAAGCTGCCGCAGTCGCTACAGGAACAACTCTCAGGCGTTGCGGAGGCAGGGACGTAA
- a CDS encoding sigma-70 family RNA polymerase sigma factor: MYQEEDMRELLRRAYVGDSHAEDRFFTLAVHEVKKEAVHCARTGQSEEILDIIEQSWTALAKLWNRRPQYALKRPWPGYLIGMVRKIAISVARKAVRRRHKARFISIAQVRLSDRRLAQDGKQHYAVTVSEVEAAIEALPTTEQREIARQCFNEGRSIDDIARSLGKTRNAVDVALTRIRKKLENELDP, encoded by the coding sequence GTGTATCAAGAAGAAGACATGCGCGAGTTGCTGAGGCGGGCCTACGTCGGCGACAGCCACGCGGAAGACAGATTCTTCACGCTGGCGGTGCACGAGGTGAAAAAGGAGGCCGTCCACTGCGCCCGAACCGGGCAAAGCGAAGAGATTCTGGATATCATCGAGCAGTCCTGGACGGCGCTTGCCAAACTGTGGAATAGACGTCCCCAGTACGCGCTCAAACGCCCATGGCCGGGTTATCTTATTGGCATGGTCCGCAAGATTGCCATCTCCGTTGCGAGGAAGGCCGTCAGACGCAGGCATAAGGCCCGATTCATCTCGATAGCACAAGTCAGACTCAGTGACCGCAGGCTTGCCCAGGACGGTAAGCAGCATTACGCGGTCACGGTGAGCGAGGTGGAGGCGGCCATTGAAGCACTGCCCACGACAGAACAACGGGAGATAGCGCGACAATGTTTTAATGAAGGCAGGAGCATCGATGACATTGCCCGATCCTTGGGCAAGACCCGCAATGCGGTCGACGTGGCGTTGACCCGCATACGAAAGAAATTGGAGAATGAGCTCGACCCTTAA
- a CDS encoding DUF4384 domain-containing protein yields the protein MRLVVQDIDPAPMVQCAAKTAGRKPAASVTVKVYPVEIGLLQKDGRWRVVTDEVIQSVTLESQDTLLCVPREAEILLHCTEFAFANSERPCGDMELWAPVRFLGTISECTTLLSRLEAADETSLLRALACGLLRALEGPLTARLGTLDYARQAETRITAALSEVLTADEVVCGLKRHAGLVFVEPPRVRRVQEPWLDLAYLKERERARKSRPERWEPALPLNGAHQAGPSADNARTNALIETLLSKSSLLEARLDSALRQLQEWKVSGGSGADGFALSAVWRAYNENGSRILPILGHVSTLPSGTLLDVAVLVNRDAYVYVVVRESSGQWRLLVPDAHGLMGIERDHRQRGGIAVVWPGVNRRVPDLPFWMLHGQAGLERVYVIASAERIDLDVFHREDAMERLIAEARPLGRAEGLSAYTEREGESGVDHITFPDALLGKDRIVHETLIRHVFRGVRGAPSESGTPAGSREGGAEKTERNRQSRATNPVKRRSGA from the coding sequence ATGAGACTTGTAGTGCAGGACATAGACCCGGCGCCGATGGTGCAGTGCGCAGCCAAGACCGCGGGGCGCAAGCCTGCGGCATCGGTTACGGTGAAGGTCTATCCCGTGGAGATAGGCTTGTTGCAGAAGGATGGCCGCTGGCGCGTTGTGACCGATGAGGTCATCCAGTCTGTGACGCTGGAGTCACAGGACACGCTCCTTTGCGTCCCGCGCGAGGCCGAAATACTGCTGCACTGCACGGAATTTGCGTTTGCCAACTCGGAGCGCCCGTGTGGCGATATGGAACTCTGGGCGCCGGTCCGGTTTCTCGGAACAATCTCCGAATGCACAACGCTGCTGAGCCGCTTGGAGGCTGCCGATGAGACGTCGCTGCTGCGCGCGCTTGCCTGCGGTTTGCTGCGGGCGCTCGAAGGTCCCTTGACCGCCCGTCTCGGAACACTGGATTATGCGCGACAGGCCGAAACGCGGATTACCGCCGCGTTGAGCGAGGTTCTGACCGCCGACGAGGTAGTGTGCGGCCTGAAGCGGCATGCAGGGCTGGTGTTTGTGGAGCCGCCCCGCGTCCGTCGCGTCCAGGAGCCGTGGTTGGACCTGGCTTACCTTAAAGAGCGGGAACGTGCCCGAAAATCAAGGCCTGAGCGGTGGGAACCGGCATTGCCGCTCAACGGCGCACATCAGGCAGGCCCCAGCGCGGACAACGCGCGCACAAATGCCCTGATCGAGACCCTGCTAAGCAAGAGCAGCCTGCTCGAAGCAAGACTGGATAGCGCCCTGCGGCAGTTGCAGGAATGGAAGGTTTCCGGCGGCAGCGGCGCGGACGGATTTGCACTTTCCGCCGTGTGGCGCGCATACAACGAAAACGGCAGCCGCATCCTGCCCATCCTAGGCCATGTCTCGACGCTGCCTTCGGGCACGCTGCTCGACGTGGCCGTTCTTGTCAATCGGGACGCCTACGTCTATGTCGTGGTGCGCGAATCCAGCGGGCAATGGCGCTTGCTCGTTCCGGATGCGCACGGACTGATGGGTATTGAGCGGGACCACCGTCAGCGCGGTGGTATTGCCGTGGTGTGGCCGGGCGTGAATCGCCGGGTCCCCGACCTCCCGTTTTGGATGCTGCACGGGCAGGCCGGCCTTGAGCGTGTATACGTCATTGCAAGCGCGGAGCGCATCGATTTGGATGTTTTCCACAGAGAAGACGCCATGGAGCGCCTGATTGCGGAAGCGCGGCCACTGGGCCGGGCGGAGGGTCTGTCGGCTTACACAGAACGCGAAGGCGAGTCCGGCGTTGACCACATCACGTTTCCTGACGCGCTGCTGGGCAAGGACCGCATCGTTCATGAAACCCTGATCAGACATGTGTTTCGGGGCGTTCGCGGTGCGCCGTCCGAGTCGGGGACTCCCGCCGGCTCGCGGGAGGGTGGCGCGGAAAAGACCGAAAGAAATCGTCAGTCCAGAGCGACTAATCCGGTAAAGCGAAGATCGGGAGCATAG
- a CDS encoding S8 family serine peptidase, translated as MGVRIDPALRERFAALMEAASRPSTSALTALARGTRSVRGIDAARVARSCRAPVVSETDVKRVYALAREDVPRPLWPLIIVACKSAVHVEGAIDALTRQGFEIDERPQMRQYLKPLGMLALVMPPNAALLDQAARVEAVEILADGDERLAVPAPLSQEEQTPAGPLQALVMTMLGGEDLPDDLNKVRDGAARVAILDTGIDGEHPAFTGRIEKHVDLSGGELGPVDPVGHGTHVGGIVAGLPPGGLYALTGVAPFAHLVDIQVWGHEGILTGTLLQGIGCAMQERVDVLNVSLGAALRTDGTSIITRAIQKAAETGLICCVSAGNEGASGGNTLTIPADARDAIAVAAIGLDGKWARFSSQGPSDDPAVTGPKPTVATPGVGIVAPRSQASEQAPFDRGGRYVSMSGTSMASPMAAGVCALGVGYLRGVFGEDADTGAILAALTATAGDPHKEGPNKVGRGIPRVPAFLRVLRHAHQARCTIAAAPPLRQTTERVAKQLGVDGFAQADGVGVASGASPASGGVVDMKIIGQDEGRAPDAEEARALFKRYRDIEAAYLEGVRANVARFAGQLAQELAGRDSVRAGGSFALNERQRLMDDALLLRLDEGARMCLPENGEWWWVFNHRGLLRTQPALVVGVKSLAGAQALTRARPSGRISVGEYIARFYMQVPARLARLQLEGRTPPPIALAVLAPSPWRGEEHDAALAGPAAVVVVTHKAPGGDEKSPWQTAPGTFNWNAWLALTPATLETRLEHYRDRLKQHPALLVAGDSEYVWKLAQEFGLPKTVTRELIAAAGRLDGLFEITRAADGEERVRRTRWDT; from the coding sequence ATGGGAGTCAGGATAGACCCCGCGTTGCGCGAGCGTTTTGCGGCGTTGATGGAAGCGGCCTCCCGGCCGAGCACATCCGCCTTGACGGCGCTTGCGCGGGGGACACGGAGCGTCCGCGGTATCGATGCTGCCAGAGTGGCGCGCTCGTGCCGCGCGCCGGTCGTCTCGGAAACTGATGTGAAGCGCGTCTACGCCCTTGCGCGCGAGGACGTGCCGCGCCCTCTGTGGCCTCTGATTATTGTCGCCTGCAAGAGCGCGGTGCATGTCGAAGGAGCCATCGACGCCCTGACAAGACAAGGATTCGAAATCGACGAGCGCCCGCAAATGCGGCAATACCTGAAACCGCTCGGCATGCTGGCGCTCGTTATGCCGCCGAACGCCGCGCTGTTGGACCAAGCCGCCCGCGTCGAAGCGGTCGAAATACTGGCCGACGGCGATGAGCGCCTGGCCGTGCCGGCCCCGTTGTCCCAGGAGGAGCAGACGCCAGCGGGGCCGTTGCAGGCGCTGGTCATGACCATGCTCGGAGGCGAAGACCTCCCGGACGACCTGAACAAGGTGCGGGACGGCGCGGCGCGTGTGGCCATACTCGATACGGGCATTGATGGCGAACACCCGGCGTTTACCGGGCGGATCGAGAAGCATGTCGACCTCTCGGGGGGTGAATTGGGTCCGGTGGACCCGGTGGGCCACGGCACGCATGTCGGGGGAATCGTGGCGGGACTGCCGCCGGGCGGCCTGTACGCCCTGACCGGCGTCGCACCCTTTGCGCATCTCGTCGATATTCAGGTGTGGGGCCACGAAGGCATCTTGACCGGTACCTTGCTGCAGGGCATCGGCTGTGCCATGCAGGAGCGCGTGGATGTTCTGAATGTCAGCTTGGGCGCGGCCCTGCGCACGGATGGAACGTCGATCATTACACGGGCTATACAGAAGGCCGCCGAAACCGGCCTGATCTGTTGTGTGTCGGCGGGGAATGAGGGCGCTTCGGGGGGAAACACGCTGACCATCCCGGCGGACGCGCGGGACGCAATAGCCGTGGCGGCAATCGGCCTTGACGGCAAATGGGCCCGGTTCAGCAGCCAGGGGCCATCGGACGACCCCGCCGTGACGGGCCCGAAACCGACGGTCGCGACCCCCGGTGTGGGTATTGTCGCGCCCCGCTCGCAGGCAAGCGAACAGGCACCCTTTGACCGCGGCGGGCGCTACGTGAGCATGAGCGGAACCTCGATGGCTTCGCCCATGGCCGCCGGCGTGTGCGCCCTTGGCGTAGGCTATTTGCGCGGAGTATTCGGGGAGGATGCGGATACCGGCGCGATCCTTGCAGCACTGACCGCCACGGCGGGCGACCCGCATAAGGAAGGACCAAACAAGGTCGGCCGGGGCATTCCGCGGGTTCCGGCATTTCTGCGCGTGTTGCGCCATGCCCACCAGGCCCGGTGCACAATCGCGGCGGCTCCCCCACTCCGTCAGACCACCGAGCGGGTTGCGAAGCAACTTGGGGTTGACGGCTTTGCGCAGGCGGACGGCGTAGGGGTAGCGTCGGGCGCCTCACCCGCATCCGGTGGAGTCGTGGACATGAAGATAATTGGACAGGATGAGGGTCGCGCACCGGACGCGGAAGAAGCGCGTGCGCTCTTCAAGCGATATCGTGACATCGAGGCAGCGTACCTGGAGGGCGTGCGCGCCAATGTCGCTCGCTTTGCCGGGCAACTTGCGCAAGAACTTGCGGGCAGGGATAGCGTACGTGCGGGAGGTTCGTTTGCGCTGAACGAACGGCAGCGTCTAATGGACGACGCTTTGTTGCTGCGCCTGGATGAAGGGGCGCGCATGTGTCTGCCGGAGAATGGAGAATGGTGGTGGGTGTTCAACCACAGAGGGCTTCTGCGCACGCAGCCGGCTCTGGTCGTTGGGGTTAAGAGCCTCGCCGGCGCTCAGGCGCTGACGCGGGCGCGTCCCTCGGGCCGGATTTCCGTGGGCGAATACATCGCCCGGTTCTATATGCAGGTGCCGGCGCGGCTTGCACGATTGCAGTTGGAGGGCCGCACCCCGCCGCCAATAGCACTGGCCGTTCTGGCGCCTTCGCCGTGGCGGGGCGAGGAGCACGATGCCGCCTTGGCAGGGCCCGCCGCGGTCGTAGTGGTGACGCACAAGGCGCCGGGCGGGGATGAGAAGAGTCCATGGCAGACCGCGCCGGGCACCTTCAATTGGAATGCGTGGCTCGCCCTGACTCCCGCGACGCTGGAGACACGGCTGGAACATTACCGCGACCGTTTGAAACAGCACCCGGCGTTGCTGGTCGCGGGCGACAGCGAATATGTGTGGAAGCTCGCGCAGGAGTTTGGACTGCCGAAAACGGTGACGCGCGAACTGATCGCGGCGGCGGGGCGTCTGGACGGCCTGTTTGAAATCACGCGGGCCGCGGATGGCGAGGAACGGGTACGCCGCACGCGTTGGGACACGTAA
- a CDS encoding ATP-binding protein — protein sequence MNYDRERRLAEQKAKGALEDKDLRMAAYYLFKAARLTLQLAGRTEGRIRDSLKRLAKKYEERGDRLLLKVKQDESRPKRRVPGGEDEEEKRWAIEQRPTTRLDDVAGMDDVKQLLRTKVIEAQQYSGLYEQYRLEHGGGVLLYGPPGTGKTYFAEAVAGELEVPFFPVKLEKVLSKWFGETEQLLAQLFEAARQHPMSVIFFDELEAIMPRRGSTHSSVMDRVVPQLLQLTNGLEPSKHAVILLAATNKPWLLDSAATRTGRFGTMIYVGPPDAEARRFLFNRQTRGVPTDGVDVELLVQRTDGYSGADIAHPREGLCAEARLHAFMRTVQKIRDSGQDDLPPEPVMMEDFEVAFGKVRPSIDPAELKRFEEFRAAAGRR from the coding sequence ATGAACTACGATCGGGAACGGCGCCTGGCCGAGCAGAAGGCGAAAGGGGCCCTCGAGGACAAGGACCTGCGCATGGCCGCGTACTACCTGTTCAAGGCCGCCAGGCTCACGCTGCAGCTTGCCGGGCGCACCGAGGGGCGCATCCGCGACAGCCTGAAACGGCTCGCCAAGAAATACGAAGAACGCGGCGACAGACTGCTCCTGAAGGTCAAACAGGACGAGAGCCGGCCCAAGCGCCGCGTGCCCGGCGGCGAGGACGAGGAAGAGAAACGCTGGGCCATCGAACAGCGGCCGACCACACGCCTGGACGATGTCGCGGGCATGGACGATGTCAAGCAACTGCTGCGCACAAAGGTAATCGAAGCACAGCAGTATAGCGGCTTGTATGAACAGTATCGGCTCGAGCACGGGGGCGGCGTGCTGTTGTACGGCCCTCCGGGGACGGGCAAGACCTACTTCGCGGAAGCCGTCGCCGGCGAGCTCGAAGTGCCGTTCTTTCCCGTCAAGCTCGAAAAGGTGCTCAGCAAATGGTTCGGCGAGACCGAGCAACTGCTGGCCCAGCTTTTTGAAGCCGCTCGGCAACATCCCATGTCGGTCATCTTCTTCGACGAACTTGAGGCTATCATGCCACGCCGCGGCTCGACGCATTCCTCCGTCATGGACCGCGTCGTGCCGCAGCTGCTGCAACTCACAAACGGGCTGGAACCATCAAAACATGCCGTAATCCTGCTCGCCGCGACAAACAAGCCCTGGCTGCTCGATTCCGCGGCCACGCGTACCGGACGCTTCGGCACGATGATCTACGTCGGGCCTCCGGATGCGGAAGCGCGACGGTTCCTCTTCAACCGGCAGACCCGCGGCGTGCCCACCGACGGCGTAGACGTCGAACTCCTGGTTCAGCGCACCGACGGGTATTCCGGCGCCGACATCGCCCATCCCCGCGAGGGGCTGTGCGCCGAAGCGCGCCTGCATGCGTTCATGCGCACGGTGCAGAAGATCCGCGATTCCGGCCAGGATGACCTGCCGCCGGAACCGGTTATGATGGAAGATTTCGAGGTTGCCTTCGGCAAGGTGCGGCCTTCTATTGATCCGGCGGAACTGAAGCGGTTTGAGGAGTTCCGCGCCGCGGCAGGCCGGAGATAG
- a CDS encoding caspase family protein encodes MKRRAVLIGVDNYAEDSGVGRLNAAVKDAKRIRHFLHLVRGHAEFEMAEPYGLVCDPTRQEALRAIDAARDGLSAGDLLFVYLAGHGATDSVTRQMLFLCRDAHGRRLAQRLRSRNGGEDAARHLPGVISLADLEGSIGSGPFNCVLICDTCRAEIEDQWQSRSPGIEMVENAETGQAPRVFLPARPGNVSGTFVRLFSCRERQYAYENWKDGGGLYTFSLCMAMNDRWRTDRYVAFDTALSQSVTRYMQAISKGMSRQSPDKHVTPDAAELVLCDRRHEIRVRQTGSMETAVLDAEADQAWTEPEVKVSIGRFEFPTLPKEVPAATRDIPERIRQLEQQEYGIEEVVEQLENETHKALVPALEHIQDAREYCEEMREMAVLNRPVGWDERTCTSYETGEALDHVADPVELLQRIPPAEREADVADYFTWVIRAHQARSVHEELNRQYESELTREKRRLQEQLNSVRTARRAAQEEDLECVVREFLENAGQVDQFPLPQWNEQFRLLRERRYDWSYEECLDRALYVFHRQKYARLHASFSAPDERLPFLETCARHGVVEAQKELAGELEWRVREAEAFHWMEQAAETGDAEALNVLGIWHEQGKGVAQNPMAAVQCYQRAADKEYPQAQYRLYQILRWGHFSQPANPVEARRLLEAAAAKGHVPAMRELAACLRREGQYGPAVTILRRLRQSAKAEGRMALVPWSMELRLRLLMIGQALNGRLSRAMPRRQPPSGM; translated from the coding sequence ATGAAACGACGCGCAGTTCTCATCGGCGTGGACAACTACGCGGAGGATTCCGGCGTAGGCCGCCTGAACGCGGCGGTTAAGGACGCCAAACGGATTCGCCATTTCCTGCATCTGGTGCGCGGCCACGCGGAATTTGAAATGGCGGAGCCCTACGGCTTGGTTTGCGACCCCACCAGACAGGAAGCACTCCGCGCCATCGACGCGGCCAGGGACGGCCTGAGCGCGGGCGACTTGCTCTTCGTCTACCTTGCCGGACACGGGGCCACGGATTCCGTCACGCGTCAGATGCTGTTCCTGTGCCGCGACGCACACGGGCGCAGGCTGGCACAGCGGCTGCGCTCCCGCAACGGAGGCGAAGACGCCGCCCGGCACCTTCCCGGCGTAATCAGCCTCGCGGACCTCGAAGGCAGCATCGGCAGCGGCCCTTTCAATTGCGTCCTCATTTGCGATACGTGCCGAGCTGAAATCGAAGACCAGTGGCAATCCCGTTCCCCCGGCATCGAAATGGTCGAGAACGCCGAAACCGGTCAGGCGCCCCGGGTCTTCTTGCCCGCGCGCCCCGGGAATGTATCGGGAACCTTCGTGCGCCTCTTTTCCTGCCGCGAACGACAGTATGCCTACGAGAACTGGAAGGACGGCGGCGGCCTGTATACCTTCTCGCTCTGCATGGCCATGAACGATCGCTGGCGCACCGACCGCTACGTTGCCTTCGATACCGCCCTTTCGCAGAGCGTGACGCGTTACATGCAGGCGATCAGCAAGGGTATGTCGCGTCAATCGCCGGACAAACACGTGACCCCGGACGCTGCGGAATTGGTCCTCTGCGACCGGCGGCATGAGATACGGGTTCGGCAGACAGGGAGCATGGAAACGGCGGTTCTCGACGCCGAGGCAGACCAGGCATGGACAGAACCCGAAGTGAAGGTGTCGATTGGACGCTTCGAGTTCCCGACGCTGCCGAAGGAAGTGCCGGCCGCCACGCGTGACATTCCCGAGCGCATCCGTCAACTCGAACAGCAGGAATACGGCATAGAGGAAGTGGTCGAACAGCTTGAGAACGAAACGCATAAGGCGCTGGTCCCCGCGCTGGAACACATCCAGGACGCCAGGGAGTACTGCGAAGAAATGCGTGAGATGGCCGTCTTGAACCGGCCTGTCGGATGGGACGAGCGCACGTGTACCTCTTATGAGACCGGGGAAGCCCTGGACCACGTAGCCGATCCCGTGGAACTGCTGCAGCGAATCCCTCCGGCTGAACGGGAAGCGGACGTGGCCGACTATTTCACGTGGGTCATCAGGGCGCATCAGGCCAGGAGCGTCCACGAGGAACTGAACCGGCAGTACGAGTCCGAATTGACACGCGAGAAGCGCAGACTCCAGGAACAGTTGAACAGCGTGCGCACTGCCCGCCGCGCCGCGCAGGAAGAAGACCTCGAATGCGTGGTCCGTGAGTTTCTGGAAAACGCCGGGCAGGTGGACCAATTCCCTCTGCCCCAATGGAACGAGCAGTTCCGCCTCCTCCGGGAACGCCGCTACGACTGGAGCTATGAGGAGTGTCTGGACCGTGCTCTCTACGTCTTCCATAGACAGAAATACGCGCGGTTGCATGCCTCCTTCTCCGCCCCGGATGAGCGCTTGCCTTTCCTCGAGACTTGCGCCAGGCACGGTGTCGTCGAGGCACAGAAGGAACTGGCTGGTGAACTGGAATGGCGCGTGCGCGAAGCCGAAGCCTTTCACTGGATGGAGCAGGCGGCGGAAACCGGCGACGCGGAAGCTCTCAATGTCCTCGGCATCTGGCACGAACAGGGCAAGGGTGTCGCGCAAAACCCTATGGCCGCGGTGCAATGTTATCAACGGGCAGCGGACAAGGAATACCCGCAGGCCCAGTACCGCCTATATCAGATACTGCGCTGGGGTCATTTCAGCCAGCCGGCCAATCCCGTGGAAGCGCGGCGTCTGCTTGAGGCCGCGGCCGCGAAAGGGCACGTTCCCGCGATGCGCGAATTGGCGGCGTGTCTGCGCCGCGAAGGGCAGTACGGCCCCGCCGTCACGATCTTGCGCCGGCTGCGCCAGTCGGCCAAAGCCGAAGGCCGCATGGCCCTGGTTCCGTGGAGTATGGAACTGCGCCTGCGCCTGCTGATGATAGGACAAGCCTTGAATGGCCGCCTTTCGCGTGCCATGCCGCGCAGGCAGCCGCCGTCCGGAATGTAG